From a region of the Nitrospira sp. genome:
- the gnd gene encoding decarboxylating 6-phosphogluconate dehydrogenase, whose product MELGFIGLGKMGMNMVTRLRRDQHRVVVYDRSSELIKQAESHGCISSTSLADLVSKLGAPRAVWIMVPSGSPTEETVEAVAALLQPGDTIIDGGNTRFHDDVRRAAELKKRGIHYVDAGTSGGIWGLTVGYCLMVGGEAAPVQRLAPVFKTLAPENGWAHVGGVGAGHYVKMVHNGIEYSMMQGYAEGFELMSKSEYKLDLANIADLWMHGSVVRSWLLELAAGALKQDPKLERLKGYVQDSGEGRWMIVDAIEKDVPVPTLTTALFTRFRSRQDESFTEKMLAALRNAFGGHAVRR is encoded by the coding sequence ATGGAACTGGGATTTATCGGATTAGGCAAGATGGGGATGAACATGGTCACGCGTCTCCGGCGCGATCAGCACCGCGTGGTCGTCTATGATCGATCCAGTGAACTGATCAAACAGGCGGAAAGTCACGGGTGTATCAGCTCCACGTCTCTGGCTGATCTTGTGAGTAAACTTGGTGCCCCCCGCGCCGTCTGGATCATGGTTCCGTCCGGATCGCCAACGGAAGAAACCGTGGAGGCGGTGGCCGCGTTGCTGCAACCTGGAGATACCATCATCGACGGCGGCAATACACGGTTTCATGACGACGTGCGGCGGGCCGCCGAGTTGAAGAAACGAGGCATCCACTACGTGGACGCCGGAACGAGCGGAGGTATCTGGGGGCTCACCGTCGGCTACTGCCTCATGGTGGGTGGCGAAGCGGCACCCGTCCAGCGGCTTGCCCCGGTCTTCAAAACCCTCGCCCCAGAAAACGGGTGGGCGCATGTCGGAGGTGTTGGAGCCGGGCACTATGTGAAGATGGTCCACAACGGGATCGAGTACAGTATGATGCAAGGGTATGCGGAAGGGTTTGAGCTGATGTCAAAGAGCGAGTACAAGCTGGACCTGGCAAACATAGCCGACTTGTGGATGCATGGAAGTGTGGTCCGATCCTGGCTCTTGGAGTTGGCTGCGGGCGCGCTGAAACAGGATCCCAAACTGGAACGCCTGAAAGGATATGTGCAAGACTCGGGTGAAGGACGGTGGATGATCGTCGATGCCATCGAGAAAGACGTGCCGGTTCCGACCTTGACGACCGCCCTCTTTACCCGGTTCCGTTCACGGCAAGACGAATCGTTTACCGAAAAGATGCTGGCCGCCCTTCGCAACGCCTTCGGTGGTCATGCCGTCCGACGATAA
- the zwf gene encoding glucose-6-phosphate dehydrogenase, giving the protein MASTNSQRIDISPSQEPLPPVEPCTLVIFGGSGDLARRRLIPAVYNLLLDGLLPSNYVVLGLGRTSMSDEEFRASVRDGVVKHSRQALIDETWKAFAQHLFYLAGGNDDDQTYVRLKERVEELERTFQLPGNRIFYLSIPPSSFTSVCEGLSRSGLAGSPGARSPYTRIIVEKPVGRDLVSAQAINEVTGRVFDESQIFRIDHYLGKETVQNLMVVRFANSIFEPIWNHKYVDHVQITVSEAEGVGTRATYYEEAGALRDMIQNHLLQLLCLVAMEPPYSLDPNVVRNAKMEVLRCLRPITAKDVEKFTVRAQYTEGTAHGTPVPGYRREKGVNPNSITETYVAVKCFVENWRWSGVPFYLRTGKALPQRASEVAVQFKEIPQILFNAGGQTPQAPNVLALKIQPEEGLTLRIVSRVPGTRAQTHPVEMDFKYGEVFGRPSPEAYERLLLDVMAGDASRFMRRDAVEASWAWITQILEAWDKSGQRWLPEYQAGTWGPVEADRLIQNDGRAWREL; this is encoded by the coding sequence ATGGCATCGACGAACAGTCAACGGATTGATATCAGCCCCTCTCAGGAACCGCTGCCGCCGGTCGAACCATGTACCTTGGTCATTTTCGGTGGCTCCGGCGACCTCGCTCGTCGACGCCTGATTCCCGCGGTCTATAACCTCCTCCTCGACGGGTTGCTCCCGTCGAACTACGTGGTGCTCGGCCTGGGCCGTACTTCGATGAGCGATGAAGAGTTCCGAGCCAGCGTCCGTGATGGCGTCGTCAAACATTCCCGGCAGGCCTTGATCGACGAGACGTGGAAGGCCTTTGCTCAGCATCTGTTTTATCTGGCAGGGGGAAACGACGACGATCAGACCTATGTGAGACTGAAGGAGCGCGTGGAAGAACTCGAGCGGACGTTTCAACTGCCCGGGAATCGGATTTTCTATCTCAGCATCCCCCCCAGTTCCTTTACATCCGTCTGCGAAGGCTTGTCCCGTTCCGGTCTAGCGGGATCTCCCGGGGCTCGTTCCCCCTATACGCGCATCATCGTCGAAAAACCGGTCGGGCGCGACCTGGTGTCGGCACAGGCCATCAACGAGGTCACAGGCCGTGTCTTCGATGAATCGCAGATTTTCCGGATCGATCATTATCTGGGCAAAGAGACGGTTCAGAATCTCATGGTCGTACGGTTCGCCAACAGCATTTTCGAGCCGATCTGGAATCATAAATACGTCGATCACGTTCAAATTACCGTGAGCGAAGCCGAAGGTGTCGGAACCAGAGCGACGTACTATGAGGAGGCGGGCGCTCTCCGGGACATGATCCAGAATCATTTGCTTCAACTCCTCTGCCTGGTCGCCATGGAGCCGCCCTACTCCCTGGATCCCAACGTGGTGCGAAACGCCAAAATGGAAGTCCTCCGCTGCTTGAGGCCGATCACGGCGAAAGACGTGGAAAAGTTCACTGTGCGGGCCCAATACACCGAGGGGACGGCGCATGGGACACCAGTCCCCGGCTATCGACGTGAGAAGGGCGTCAACCCGAACTCCATCACCGAAACCTACGTGGCGGTGAAATGTTTCGTCGAGAACTGGCGGTGGTCCGGTGTGCCGTTTTACTTACGAACCGGAAAAGCCTTGCCACAGCGGGCCAGCGAAGTTGCCGTCCAATTTAAGGAGATCCCGCAGATCCTCTTTAATGCCGGTGGACAGACTCCTCAAGCTCCGAATGTCTTAGCCTTGAAAATTCAACCGGAAGAAGGGCTCACGCTCCGCATCGTCTCCCGTGTCCCCGGTACCCGTGCTCAGACCCATCCAGTGGAAATGGACTTCAAGTATGGAGAAGTATTCGGTCGTCCGTCTCCTGAAGCGTATGAGCGCCTTTTACTCGACGTGATGGCGGGAGACGCGTCCCGCTTTATGCGGCGCGATGCCGTGGAAGCGTCCTGGGCGTGGATCACCCAGATTCTCGAAGCCTGGGACAAGTCGGGACAACGCTGGCTCCCCGAATATCAAGCCGGAACATGGGGGCCGGTGGAAGCCGACCGGTTGATTCAAAACGACGGCCGCGCCTGGCGGGAGCTGTAG
- a CDS encoding thiol reductase thioredoxin: protein MSGSLQAITDREFDQVVEASAVPVLVEFWKPGCSHCRALMTELELLQDDMGSKLVILTMNVEENHQIPAELEISSLPALALYDKGQFVRCIGGLGKKDEIVKQVWLAVGW from the coding sequence GTGAGTGGTTCACTGCAAGCCATCACCGATCGAGAGTTCGATCAAGTCGTTGAGGCGAGTGCAGTCCCCGTGTTGGTGGAATTTTGGAAGCCAGGCTGCAGCCATTGCCGTGCTCTTATGACGGAGCTCGAACTGTTGCAAGACGATATGGGATCGAAACTCGTCATCCTCACCATGAATGTGGAGGAGAATCACCAGATCCCCGCAGAATTGGAAATCTCATCGCTCCCCGCGCTGGCGCTATATGACAAAGGACAATTCGTAAGATGTATTGGAGGACTAGGGAAGAAGGATGAGATCGTGAAACAGGTCTGGTTAGCGGTCGGCTGGTGA
- a CDS encoding HEAT repeat domain-containing protein → MTTDLKTAQEMMAAAVAARAAEDPEIASIKRVLKLLDKTAKSNRTYGSTNPVAQKFSQQLFAELTTHLSTYSKLAFLIQRSELLCKDSVVYQAEKDSGSESIAFKLYADGIRELVLYQGLTEEDLSFFLASLWSGTDSNEDDDDIVTRLWSRNLSTITIATAEELSKASASNDGFLRLDGSMSSSDSTLRDLLDRELARKKRSGGETDSNSGGTGNSKSRFQSGLAGYEVTEEELATLRNEIEAENKQDSLTYILDTLTAILASEKSPALLTKLFGLWGNIVETLLREGKWTVLEKVLGLLHESDAVRPDLAEEQKQQLASVFNGLGRAERIKAIEGYLNGTPNAGTEGLSTILLLMKHDAVPALCNLLANLESPIHQTIVSEALLVLAKDQPEPLLRSLSDRRPTYVRNLLSILLKWNNPKFIDAIEKLIRHPDARVRREVVRAIGLFRPNGNGSKLISCMGDADENVRIAAVKLLMSGQYKVSFDHWTSLVSGEEFLDLPPSERRAIFQAIRATCGDEAIPYWEGLMTEWAWTNRRKKEELAVMGAETLGKLATPAAIASLTLGAKKGSATVRQACVTALSHAQRQQRGNPSTGSPQ, encoded by the coding sequence ATGACCACGGATCTGAAGACCGCACAAGAGATGATGGCTGCCGCAGTAGCCGCACGCGCAGCGGAAGACCCGGAAATTGCCTCCATCAAACGCGTTCTGAAACTCTTGGACAAAACGGCCAAATCCAATCGGACCTATGGCTCGACGAACCCCGTGGCGCAGAAGTTTTCCCAGCAACTGTTTGCCGAATTGACCACTCACCTCTCCACGTATTCCAAACTGGCTTTTCTCATTCAACGTTCCGAACTGCTGTGTAAGGACTCTGTCGTCTATCAGGCAGAGAAGGATAGTGGAAGCGAGAGCATCGCCTTTAAACTGTATGCCGACGGCATTCGAGAATTGGTTCTGTATCAAGGCCTGACGGAGGAGGATCTGTCCTTCTTCCTCGCGTCCTTATGGAGTGGGACCGACTCCAACGAGGATGACGACGATATCGTCACCCGGCTCTGGTCTCGAAATCTTTCGACCATCACGATCGCGACCGCAGAAGAACTCTCAAAAGCGTCTGCAAGCAACGACGGATTCCTCCGTCTTGATGGAAGTATGAGTTCCTCGGATTCGACGCTCCGAGACTTGCTGGACCGGGAGCTAGCCAGAAAAAAGCGGTCCGGAGGGGAAACCGATTCCAACAGCGGAGGGACGGGAAACTCCAAAAGCCGATTTCAATCTGGGCTGGCGGGCTATGAAGTCACGGAAGAAGAACTCGCAACGCTGAGAAATGAGATCGAAGCAGAGAATAAACAAGATAGTCTCACGTACATCTTGGATACGCTGACGGCAATCCTTGCGTCCGAGAAGTCACCGGCGTTACTCACAAAACTTTTTGGTCTGTGGGGAAATATCGTCGAAACCCTCCTGCGTGAAGGCAAATGGACGGTGTTGGAGAAGGTGTTGGGCCTGCTTCATGAATCGGACGCCGTGCGTCCTGACCTCGCTGAGGAACAAAAGCAACAATTAGCCTCCGTCTTCAATGGACTCGGCCGGGCAGAGCGAATCAAAGCGATCGAAGGCTACCTCAATGGAACACCCAACGCCGGCACCGAAGGACTGTCGACGATTTTGCTGTTGATGAAGCACGACGCCGTACCCGCTCTGTGCAACCTGCTGGCAAATCTGGAGTCGCCCATACATCAAACCATCGTATCGGAGGCGCTCTTGGTGTTAGCGAAAGATCAGCCTGAACCGCTGCTGAGAAGTCTGTCGGACCGCCGGCCGACGTATGTTCGAAACCTTCTGTCGATCCTCCTCAAGTGGAATAATCCAAAGTTCATCGATGCCATTGAGAAACTGATACGGCATCCTGACGCACGGGTCCGCCGGGAAGTCGTACGGGCGATCGGCCTCTTTCGGCCGAACGGCAACGGCTCGAAACTCATTTCCTGCATGGGAGACGCGGATGAAAATGTGCGGATCGCCGCGGTGAAACTGCTCATGTCTGGACAATATAAGGTGTCATTCGACCACTGGACCTCGCTTGTGTCGGGGGAAGAGTTCCTGGATCTTCCTCCGAGTGAGCGTCGAGCGATTTTCCAGGCTATCCGCGCGACGTGTGGCGACGAGGCGATCCCCTATTGGGAAGGCTTGATGACCGAATGGGCATGGACGAATCGGAGAAAAAAAGAAGAATTGGCGGTCATGGGCGCCGAAACACTCGGGAAACTCGCCACACCCGCGGCCATCGCGTCCCTCACACTCGGCGCCAAAAAGGGAAGCGCTACGGTTCGTCAGGCCTGTGTCACAGCATTGTCGCACGCTCAGCGGCAGCAACGGGGAAATCCTTCCACCGGTTCGCCGCAATAG